One Methanolobus sp. WCC4 DNA segment encodes these proteins:
- the cobJ gene encoding precorrin-3B C(17)-methyltransferase, producing MEGSQSQSQSKGKLYIIGIGPGSVEQLTVKARDVILTSDYIVGNGTYLDQMASLLDKQEIVRSAMGKEVDRSRKAVELAQDNVVSMISGGDANVYGMAGLVLEVAEHAGLDVEVEVLPGVTAITASASVLGAPIVNDMCTVSLSDLLTPWEVIEKRLEAAASADFVMSLYNPKSRQRKSNFSRAIEIIRKYKDDSVPVGLVKNALRDTDQDYIVTTLGEVMDHNDWVDMSTTILITTNDSRVWDSPHGKRIITPRGYHRKYDY from the coding sequence ATGGAAGGGTCACAATCGCAATCGCAGAGTAAAGGAAAACTTTACATTATTGGTATAGGTCCTGGTTCAGTTGAACAGTTGACAGTGAAGGCAAGGGATGTAATACTCACCTCTGATTACATTGTCGGTAACGGTACCTATCTTGACCAGATGGCAAGCCTGCTGGACAAACAGGAGATCGTCCGCAGTGCCATGGGTAAGGAAGTCGACCGCTCACGCAAGGCAGTGGAGCTTGCACAGGACAATGTTGTTTCCATGATAAGCGGTGGAGACGCTAACGTCTATGGTATGGCAGGTCTTGTCCTTGAGGTTGCAGAGCATGCAGGTCTTGACGTTGAGGTAGAGGTTCTGCCCGGTGTGACCGCTATCACGGCATCTGCAAGTGTACTTGGTGCACCTATTGTCAATGACATGTGTACCGTAAGTCTCAGTGACCTTCTGACCCCATGGGAAGTTATCGAGAAAAGGCTGGAAGCAGCAGCATCAGCAGACTTTGTTATGTCACTGTACAATCCTAAGAGCCGCCAGCGCAAGTCCAACTTCTCAAGGGCTATCGAGATCATCAGGAAATACAAGGATGATTCCGTTCCAGTGGGTCTTGTGAAGAATGCCCTGAGGGATACTGACCAGGATTACATCGTCACGACTCTCGGTGAGGTCATGGATCACAATGACTGGGTTGACATGAGCACAACCATCCTTATCACAACCAATGATTCCCGTGTATGGGATTCTCCACACGGCAAGAGGATAATCACACCCAGGGGGTATCACCGGAAGTATGACTACTGA
- a CDS encoding cobalamin biosynthesis protein, giving the protein MIIGMGARRGIDGQEAIDAINSALAEAGRSIDDVEGLASAKLKENETGLHEAARFFGLTITFIDHDELNNYDAPSASQAKRFGLKGVAEPAALALSKKKELILRKKAYGRVTIAIAE; this is encoded by the coding sequence ATGATCATAGGTATGGGGGCCCGAAGGGGTATTGACGGTCAGGAAGCCATCGATGCGATAAACAGTGCGCTTGCAGAGGCAGGCAGAAGTATCGATGATGTGGAAGGACTGGCATCAGCAAAACTTAAAGAGAACGAGACAGGTCTGCATGAGGCAGCCAGGTTCTTCGGGCTCACTATTACGTTCATAGATCACGACGAATTGAATAACTATGATGCGCCGTCGGCTTCGCAGGCTAAACGCTTCGGGCTTAAGGGTGTGGCAGAACCTGCCGCACTGGCGTTGTCGAAAAAAAAGGAATTGATACTAAGGAAGAAGGCATATGGAAGGGTCACAATCGCAATCGCAGAGTAA
- a CDS encoding cobalamin biosynthesis protein CbiG, giving the protein MYDKTIFKKAFEEYDAIVAVFATGIVVREIAPLIEDKWKDPAVIVVDSNMNFAIPLLGGHHGGNEVVRKIAEIGPVPVVTTATEVHNRNSVEGIAKSLGCDIVNKPSTVQVNCALLDEDVEVLEIKGPRIVIVGDDVSVLKRDEVKAEDK; this is encoded by the coding sequence ATGTATGACAAGACCATCTTCAAAAAGGCATTCGAGGAGTACGATGCTATTGTGGCTGTATTTGCCACCGGCATCGTTGTGCGAGAGATCGCACCTCTCATCGAGGACAAGTGGAAGGACCCTGCGGTCATAGTGGTTGATTCCAATATGAATTTCGCAATTCCTCTGCTTGGCGGCCACCACGGTGGTAATGAGGTTGTCAGGAAGATCGCTGAGATCGGTCCGGTACCTGTGGTCACAACAGCCACTGAGGTCCATAATCGTAACTCTGTTGAAGGCATTGCCAAGTCATTGGGATGTGATATTGTTAACAAGCCTTCCACAGTGCAGGTGAACTGTGCTCTGCTTGATGAGGATGTGGAGGTCCTCGAGATCAAAGGTCCCAGGATAGTTATTGTCGGGGACGATGTTTCGGTCTTAAAAAGAGATGAAGTAAAGGCTGAGGACAAATGA
- the cobM gene encoding precorrin-4 C(11)-methyltransferase: MTDKKVYFVGSGPGNAKYITVMGKELLEGADLVIYAGSLVNPEVVNYCKGEKIDSYGLTLAETTKLIVDNLEAGKKVVRLHSGDPSLYGSIVEQFEELKKFDVEVEVIPGVSSVFATAAALQTQLTLNEVSETLIITRPAGKTLDEDKITELSRHGATMAVFLGTQKIEQIMEKVEYPDDTPVAVVFHASWPDQKIIKGTVADIAGKVKEAGIKRSAMILIGGVVEPVEYGNFGRSYLYGVAQEPLS, encoded by the coding sequence ATGACAGATAAAAAAGTATATTTCGTAGGTTCCGGTCCCGGAAATGCAAAATACATCACTGTAATGGGTAAAGAACTTCTTGAAGGTGCAGACCTTGTAATATATGCAGGTTCCCTTGTAAACCCGGAAGTTGTCAATTACTGTAAAGGTGAGAAGATAGACAGTTACGGACTTACCCTTGCTGAGACCACCAAGCTCATAGTCGATAATCTTGAAGCAGGTAAGAAGGTAGTAAGGTTACACAGCGGTGATCCTTCACTCTACGGCTCCATCGTTGAGCAGTTCGAGGAACTGAAGAAGTTCGATGTAGAGGTTGAGGTAATACCTGGTGTATCCTCTGTATTTGCAACAGCTGCTGCATTACAGACCCAGCTTACACTTAACGAGGTTTCAGAAACCCTTATTATTACACGTCCTGCAGGTAAGACACTTGATGAGGACAAGATCACAGAGCTTTCCAGACACGGTGCCACAATGGCTGTTTTCCTGGGAACCCAGAAGATCGAGCAGATCATGGAGAAGGTGGAATATCCTGATGACACTCCTGTGGCAGTTGTCTTCCATGCATCATGGCCTGACCAGAAGATCATTAAGGGTACTGTTGCAGACATTGCCGGAAAGGTCAAGGAAGCAGGCATCAAGCGCTCCGCAATGATCCTTATTGGCGGGGTTGTAGAACCTGTGGAATATGGTAACTTCGGGAGGTCTTACTTATACGGAGTGGCACAAGAACCGCTATCATAA
- a CDS encoding cobalt-factor II C(20)-methyltransferase: MLVGVGLGPGDPELLTLKAVESLKNAYKVYVPGRMAADLVAPYAEAEILEFPMLTDYEVLNAVWKKNADMLAEESKDNLVVFGLIGDPNFFSTFTHLKRVMKKFYPDVETATIPGISSITSFAAQTGAEVDSSFEVSDGSDSKYRIRLKASKPVEIIESYEKEGFNKFTFCERLFSDREVIITERENIPEKGNYFSIIFAEKEE, encoded by the coding sequence ATGCTTGTTGGAGTTGGACTTGGCCCGGGAGATCCGGAGCTTCTTACGTTGAAAGCTGTTGAAAGCCTGAAAAATGCATATAAAGTATACGTTCCCGGTCGCATGGCAGCTGATCTGGTGGCACCTTATGCAGAAGCAGAGATTCTTGAGTTCCCAATGTTGACGGATTATGAGGTTCTCAATGCTGTCTGGAAGAAGAATGCTGACATGCTTGCTGAGGAATCAAAGGATAACCTTGTTGTCTTTGGTCTTATCGGTGATCCTAACTTCTTCTCAACATTCACTCACTTAAAACGTGTGATGAAGAAGTTCTATCCGGATGTTGAGACTGCAACAATTCCTGGTATCAGTTCGATCACATCATTTGCTGCCCAGACAGGAGCAGAGGTCGACTCATCTTTTGAGGTGAGTGACGGATCTGACAGCAAGTACAGGATCAGGTTGAAGGCAAGCAAACCAGTTGAGATAATAGAATCCTATGAAAAGGAAGGTTTCAACAAATTCACTTTCTGCGAACGCCTTTTCAGTGACAGGGAAGTCATAATCACAGAAAGGGAGAACATCCCTGAGAAAGGTAACTACTTCAGTATAATCTTCGCTGAGAAGGAAGAATGA
- the cbiT gene encoding precorrin-6Y C5,15-methyltransferase (decarboxylating) subunit CbiT produces MTELLHVSGGPTKPEIIAVSLSKLDLADGCRFFDIGCGTGAVSIEASKMVRDISICAMDAREEAIDVTKKNFEAFKISNAQVFSGESSEILEKQEVGSIDCAFIGGTKNISRVLEVLAEKKAKSIVLNAVRIETVVNVINKMKELDLFDEVLHVIVSRGAPITGETMFKPENPIYIVVGRSGKN; encoded by the coding sequence ATGACTGAACTTTTGCATGTAAGTGGCGGCCCGACAAAACCTGAGATCATTGCAGTATCCCTATCTAAACTTGATTTAGCTGATGGATGCAGATTCTTTGACATAGGTTGTGGCACGGGAGCCGTATCAATTGAAGCTTCAAAAATGGTGCGTGATATTAGCATATGCGCCATGGATGCAAGGGAAGAGGCGATCGATGTAACGAAGAAAAATTTCGAAGCATTTAAGATTAGCAATGCCCAAGTGTTTTCCGGTGAATCATCCGAGATCCTTGAAAAACAGGAAGTTGGTTCTATCGACTGTGCATTTATCGGAGGCACAAAAAACATTTCCCGTGTACTTGAAGTACTTGCTGAGAAAAAGGCGAAGAGTATTGTATTGAATGCGGTCAGGATCGAAACTGTCGTAAATGTAATAAATAAGATGAAAGAACTTGACTTATTCGATGAGGTACTGCACGTGATAGTTTCGCGAGGTGCACCGATTACCGGTGAAACAATGTTCAAACCTGAGAATCCTATCTATATTGTAGTTGGAAGATCAGGCAAAAATTAA
- a CDS encoding cobyric acid synthase, with protein sequence MENKKNAKKLLVLGTASDVGKSIMVTGLCRILSRKYKVAPFKAQNMSLNSWITKDGKEIGIAQAIQAKAAGVEPTADMNPVLLKPKGDRTSQVIVLGEPYADKTAGNYYDSIEEMHGVLRGALERLESEYDLIVMEGAGGAAEINLYDRDIVNVGTARITQAPIILVGDIESGGVFASLYGTKELLPEDVGKNLKAFVINKFRGDPAILEPGLKQLEDLTGVPVLGVLPYYKIKIPSEDSMAIRKKKGKKEDEDINDIDIAVIRLPRISNFTDFEPLERIAKVRYVDLDDELGTPDCVIIPGTKNTVSDLLDLQTSGMDAQIKKLKDKAVIFGICGGYQMLGKVIHDSGVENGVEADYEGLDLLDIETSFGEYKKRTVQVKKEIVADGPIFKNIKGDEIYGYEIHMGTTLTPRTVFGDDGSIDKSGTIVGTYLHGLFDNQNIRHALMIYLAEKKGVEYHPEVVTTEDEAYEELAEIVESCLDMDKIYELIENQ encoded by the coding sequence ATGGAAAACAAAAAAAATGCAAAGAAGTTACTGGTACTTGGTACTGCATCAGATGTCGGCAAAAGTATAATGGTCACTGGCCTGTGCAGGATACTTTCCAGAAAATACAAGGTTGCACCATTTAAGGCCCAGAACATGAGCCTGAACTCGTGGATAACAAAAGATGGAAAAGAGATAGGTATCGCACAGGCGATACAGGCCAAGGCAGCAGGAGTGGAGCCCACCGCTGATATGAATCCTGTCCTCCTTAAACCAAAAGGGGACAGAACATCACAGGTCATCGTACTTGGGGAACCATATGCTGACAAGACAGCAGGCAATTATTACGATTCCATAGAAGAGATGCATGGCGTACTTCGCGGTGCACTTGAGAGACTGGAATCCGAATATGACCTCATCGTCATGGAAGGCGCAGGAGGCGCCGCTGAGATCAACCTCTACGACCGCGACATTGTGAACGTAGGAACTGCACGTATAACACAGGCACCTATTATACTGGTAGGAGATATCGAATCAGGCGGAGTATTTGCAAGTCTTTACGGAACAAAAGAACTGCTTCCTGAAGATGTAGGTAAGAATCTCAAAGCTTTTGTCATCAATAAGTTCAGAGGCGACCCTGCCATACTAGAACCCGGGCTCAAACAGCTCGAGGACCTTACAGGCGTGCCCGTCCTTGGAGTACTACCCTATTACAAGATCAAGATACCCTCTGAGGATTCCATGGCTATCAGAAAGAAGAAAGGCAAGAAAGAGGATGAGGATATCAATGACATAGATATTGCGGTCATCCGCCTGCCAAGGATATCCAACTTCACGGACTTCGAACCTCTTGAGAGGATAGCAAAGGTCAGGTATGTAGACCTTGATGATGAGCTTGGAACCCCTGATTGTGTCATAATCCCGGGAACAAAGAACACCGTCAGTGACCTGCTGGACCTTCAGACAAGTGGCATGGATGCGCAGATAAAGAAGCTCAAAGACAAAGCAGTTATCTTTGGTATCTGCGGAGGGTACCAGATGCTTGGAAAGGTCATCCACGACTCCGGTGTAGAGAATGGTGTTGAGGCAGATTATGAAGGACTTGATCTGCTTGATATCGAAACATCCTTTGGAGAATACAAGAAGAGAACTGTCCAGGTCAAAAAAGAAATAGTTGCCGACGGACCGATCTTCAAGAACATCAAGGGAGATGAGATATATGGTTACGAGATCCACATGGGAACGACACTGACACCAAGGACAGTCTTTGGAGATGATGGCAGCATTGACAAGAGCGGAACCATTGTAGGAACATACCTGCACGGACTTTTCGATAACCAGAACATCCGTCACGCACTGATGATATACCTTGCTGAGAAGAAAGGTGTGGAGTATCATCCTGAGGTCGTTACAACTGAAGATGAGGCATACGAAGAGCTTGCAGAGATCGTAGAGAGCTGTCTGGATATGGACAAGATCTACGAGCTCATCGAGAACCAGTAG